The DNA sequence ATTCACTTATTTTTTTCACCGGCTCTACGCGACACAATCTTACAATCATCACCTCGAGTAAAATTTTGGGAAGTTCCGAGCGTGAAATTTCATTTGTACCCTCATACCACAGCGAAAACATTTGCTGCACTTGCTCGGCGGTGAGGCGTTGAGCAAGCTTTTGCAGCTCGGAAAATTCTTCGGCACTGAGCTCTACAATTTGAATATCGTTTCCGCATTCGCACAACACTAACAAATGACGAAAACATTCGAGGAGATCGAAACAAAAACGGTTGAGGTCTGCACCTTGCGTAAACACATCTTCCACCAACTTGAGAGACAAACGCACATCTTTATCGACAATAGCGCGAAGAAGATCGAAGAGGATTTTTCTATCCAAAAAGCCCAACATATTTTTGAGCGTATCCAAGCTAATTTCTTGCGAAGAAAACGCAATGGCCTGATCGAACAACGACTGCGCATCACGCATGCTGCCCGCAGATTCACGTGCAATAAGGTAAAGCGCTTCTTCACTTGCCAGCACTTTTTCTACAGTTGCAATAGACATGAGCGATTCGCAAATAGACTGGCTTGAAATACGTCGAAAATCGTAACGCTGGCAACGAGATAAAATAGTAGACGGAATTTTTTGAGGCTCGGTAGTGGCAAAGATAAACACCACATGTGCTGGCGGCTCTTCCAGTGTTTTCAAAAGTGCGTTGAAGGCACTTGTGGAAAGCATGTGCACTTCATCGATGATATAAATTTTATATTTTCCTGATGAAGGCAAATACTGAACGTGCTCTCGAATCTCTCGAACATCATCTACACTTGTATTTGAAGCTCCATCAATTTCCTGCACATCAAGAGATGTTGCTGCTGAAATTTCAAGGCACGACCTACACTCGCCGCAAGGTTCGGCATCTTTCAAGTTGGAACAGTTGAGCGACTTTGCAAGAATTCTAGCAACTGTGGTTTTTCCTACCCCTCTTGCTCCGCAAAAAAGATAGGCATGATGAATGCGCGATGACAAAATGGCATTCTTCAAGGTTACCGTCACATGCTCTTGGCCAATCACATCGGCAAAGCACATGGGGCGATATTTTCGGGCAAGAACTTGGTAGCTCATAGGATCCTAGGTATTAAAAAATATTATAATTCAAGCTGTTACACTAAAGCTCTCGAAAGAGCTGTAAGAAAAAAGCAAGCCTTCAAGCGCTGCTTCAGATGCTGCGTGTAATGCATTAGAATTGTTTCCCCCAAGAGTCAATCCGGGAATTGATTTTGAATTGGGGAAAAATTTTATCAAATGTTCTCCCCTCTTAAATTAAGAGGGGCTGGGGGAGTTATGTTTTTTAGAGCTTGTTGACAATTAAAGACAAGTTATTGATTCCATAACTTTTTCTATTTACGGTTGTCATCCTGGGCATAATGGCAAAAAGCTAATTGTCAACACGCCCTAGAGTGTGAAAAACAATAACCCCACCTAACCTCCCCTTAAATTAAGGGGAGGGATTAACAACACAAAGGCTGCAAATGGCCGAACTACAAAGGGTGAGTTAAAAGTTACGCGGTTTGGCTTGGGCTTCTAGGGTGAAATTTCTGCCCTCGTCGGTGAGGGTTAGGTTCATGCGGATCATTCTAATGTCGGTTGCCGATGGTCCTAAAATGGGGCTGGCGATCACTTGATCATCGGCGTCATAATAGCTGAACTGAAGTGAAGAAACATTTTCTGCAAGTTGCGTATTGTTGCGCATTAAACTTGCGCCATTAAGCCAGTAGCGAATGCTGTCTCCATCAGAATTCATAAACTGAAAATCATCTACGCTGGCCGTAAAAATTTCAGTATCCGAATTCACACCTCTGGCCTCACGCGAAAAACGATAGCACGCCTCGGAAGCTTCGCCTCGCATGGCTTCCACAATGTTTTGCCCCACCTTGAGATCAAGCGCTAGCATTCCAAACTTTTCAACCCCAACAATAAGCACGCCCATGAGAGCTACCACCAAAATCAACTCCATCAAGGTAAAGCCAGATTGTGTTTGTAATCGCTTCATCATTTTAATCCGTTACCAAGCCAATCATTCGCACGGTAATATCTGGAATAAGAGTGTTATTCACCACCACTTCAACTTTTTTGTATGAAGTAGGGCCAGCAACACTTGTGTTGAGATCGGCCGCATCAACATAATCTACATTTATAACGTATTGATAATCTGCTTGTGGAGCCGCAAACGCTGTTGCAGCTTGATCCACCACAGTATCAAAACTTTTTCCGTAAATATAATCTTCCATCACATCTTGCGCCAAATGGCTTGCAACCGTAAGGGGAATGATATTCAAACTTTGGCGCTGCATGCCCGCAAACGCCATCAAGATTGGCGGAACACAAAAGCCAATCAGCATGATGAGCAGCACTACCTCAACAAGCGTCATCCCTTTTTGGTTCTTTACGTTTTTCATGATGACTGCACTCCACCGAGTTCATTTATATTTAAGACAATAGTAGTTCCAGCACCTTGCAAGGTCACGGTTGCACCTGCCGAAAAAGGAACACCGTCGCTATCCGTTAATCTGCCTTGAGCATCAAAGTAAATGGCGTCGCCAAAGCCGGTAAAAACATTGAGAAGAGAAACACCTTGGAATCGTTCATCGGTATCGTAATCAATAAACATGCTTTGATTGGATTGATAGGGTGACGGCAAAGTGTTCCCCAGACTGCTTTCAAAAACGGAATATGAATTTTGGCTAGGATTAAAATTCACTCCGTGCACCACACCAGTTGTCATGGCGCGTTTTTTTGCGTAGTCGATATCGGCAATGAGTTTTTCTTCTGCATTTGAAAGATGCAAACGGTCGAAGGAAAAATCACTCAAAAAACTAAGCGACAAAATCCCCAAAAGACTGACCACTAAAATAAACTCAATCAGCGTAAATCCTTTTTGATTTTTTAACTTCAGCATCACTTCACACCACCTTTAAAAATACACTTCTCTCCACGTTCCTGTGTTAGCCGTTGGGGTATCTCCAAACAATGATCCCACAAGACTTGTTTTCACCATATCGGCATCATAAGCTACCGTTGTACTTCCATTCAAACTTACTTGTTGTTGGCTCACCACTTCGCCCGTGATGTCTGAAGTACCACCAAGATCCACATCGGTATCCACGTCGCCTTGCACATAAAGAAGTCCATTAAAAACAAGATTCCCGGTAATACGAACATCACCCATCACAATCAAAATGGCAGGCGATGCAGAAGTGGTGCTCACCGTTTGAATTTGAAGTGTCGCTGGGCTTCCATCGGGAAAGTTATCAATGAAAATAACTCCATTCAAAGAATCTGGCTTCAAGCCTCCCGATGGAAAATCACCTTGAAAATAATTTCCATCTGCTCTGGCAGCATAGCCATTATCGTGATTGGCTAACGCAAGCGCTATAGCCGCATCGCGATCAAGCACAGGAAGTGAAGATGCATTTTCAACGGTAGTTCCCGTAATGGTTGGGCTTCCGCTGGCATCAATCGCTGAAGTGGTGTAAATGGCATGGTCAAAAGCGCTGGTTCCTTTGCTGATCACAGATTGAAGGTAGCGATTGGCATCACCACTCATTCCCTGCACCGTCACCACCACCGTGTCGTTGCTGTCTTCAGTGCTATCACTATCGCCATCGTCATCATCCGCGATGGTAATATCGAACGAACCTGTTCCAAATGTGGTGGTGGGATAAAGACTCGCGTCTTGCCAATTATTCCAATTTTCTTCCAAGCTTTTAGTTGCGTAATGAAGCCCAGACTCCGCCAAAAAGAAGGCTTGCTCGGAATTGTGCACCAAGCCAAGTTCGTGTGCATTTTCGCTTACAACAGCTCCACCCACCTGCATGAAGAGCATCATGATGAGAATGAGAATCACAATCGAAAGCGGAGACATGCCCTGCTCACTCGCGGCTTTTTTTCTGATCCCTGAAATGATCCCATGGAATATCATACACTTCCCCCTCATGGCCCTAAGAGTACCATAGCCAAAAGCAGCCTCCGCTTGCTTATTTTCTCTCCTCTTATATGCATGCTGCCAAATAGTGGGCAAGGTGGGGAAAAGCCATTAAAAGCCGTTATTTGGCCGTGAGAAACAAATAAAGAAAACAGCCTCTAAAGCTTGCGTTGAGAAAATAATTTCACTAGGAGCTTGCCAAGCTAAGGAGAGAACACGTTGAAGTACTGGCTGATGAAAAGTGAACCAAGCACCTATTCCATCGACGATCTGAAGCGGGACAAAAAGACGGCATGGGAAGGCGTGCGCAATTATCAAGCGCGGAACTTTATGCGCGATCATATGAAGCGTGGCGATCACGTGCTTTTTTATCATTCCAACGCAACGCCACCAGCTCTTGTTGGTCTGGCAACGGTCTGCAAAGAGTCATATCCCGATCCTTCGCAGTTTGATCCTCGAAATAAATATTTTGACCAAAAGGCAACACCAGAAAAACCCATTTGGTATTTAGTTGATATTTGCTTCGAAGAAAAATTTGAAACACCACTTTCGTTGGAACAAATAAAAAACATTCGTGGCCTCGAAAAAATGTTGGTCGTCCAAAAAGGTTCGCGCTTATCAGTTCAGCCTGTTGAAAAAAAACATTTCGAACACATTGTAACAATGCTCTCAAAGCACAAAGGAAAATAAACATGAAACTCAAAACCCTTCTTCTCAGCATGATGCTTTTTCTTTTCTCCATCGCGGCGTTTGCAAAAAGCAATATCACTTTTTTAATCAAAGGCATGCACTGCCAAAAATGCACTCAGAACATTCGTGCAAGCTTTCAAAACAACGACGCGATCGAAACCATCAGCGTAAACTTTGAAACAAGAACAGCTGACGTACAATTAAAAGCAAACAAAACCTTAAGCGATGCCGAGATAAAAACACTTCTCGAAAAGGTTGGCTATGAACTTGAAAGCATTCAACGGTAAACACGCTTCACTTTTGTGCGGAATTACCTTCGCTTTTTTGGCAGTTTTACTTGGAGCCTTTGGAGCACATTTGCTTCAGCACAA is a window from the Deltaproteobacteria bacterium CG11_big_fil_rev_8_21_14_0_20_42_23 genome containing:
- a CDS encoding EVE domain-containing protein, whose protein sequence is MKYWLMKSEPSTYSIDDLKRDKKTAWEGVRNYQARNFMRDHMKRGDHVLFYHSNATPPALVGLATVCKESYPDPSQFDPRNKYFDQKATPEKPIWYLVDICFEEKFETPLSLEQIKNIRGLEKMLVVQKGSRLSVQPVEKKHFEHIVTMLSKHKGK